Proteins from a single region of Haloarcula laminariae:
- a CDS encoding metal-dependent hydrolase, whose amino-acid sequence MYRLGHQGAALVVYAPLGLALSLLGRPALAVGGGAVSLALATLPDVDQRLPGVAHRGVTHTLGFALAVGAAVAAVGVSLGPTAGFGTAVEVGAVGFVVGTAAIVSHLLADAITPMGITPFWPVSDRHYTAGVCRADNTLANYALLGLGIAVTVAVLAVPR is encoded by the coding sequence ATGTATCGGCTGGGACACCAGGGGGCCGCGCTCGTCGTCTACGCGCCGCTGGGGCTCGCGCTGTCACTGCTGGGGCGGCCGGCGCTCGCGGTCGGCGGCGGCGCGGTCTCGCTGGCGCTTGCCACGCTGCCCGACGTCGACCAGCGGCTCCCCGGGGTCGCCCATCGGGGGGTCACGCACACGCTCGGCTTCGCACTCGCCGTGGGCGCGGCCGTGGCCGCTGTCGGCGTCTCCCTCGGACCGACCGCGGGCTTCGGGACAGCCGTCGAGGTCGGTGCCGTCGGGTTCGTCGTCGGCACCGCCGCTATCGTCTCGCATCTGCTCGCCGACGCCATCACGCCGATGGGAATCACGCCCTTCTGGCCGGTCTCGGACCGGCACTACACTGCCGGCGTCTGCCGGGCCGACAACACGCTGGCGAACTACGCGCTGTTGGGTCTCGGCATCGCCGTCACGGTCGCGGTACTGGCCGTCCCTAGATGA
- a CDS encoding MTH865 family protein → MVDKAELREQFTEAFQDADYPVSSPMELVPALPAGPSTKFESGEFSMTAMELNTKLEGEFPYESVDDFVDDVMSSLESKDLI, encoded by the coding sequence ATGGTCGACAAAGCCGAACTCCGCGAGCAGTTCACCGAGGCGTTCCAGGACGCAGACTACCCGGTCTCCAGCCCGATGGAGCTCGTCCCGGCGCTGCCGGCCGGTCCGTCGACGAAGTTCGAGTCTGGCGAGTTCTCGATGACTGCGATGGAGCTAAACACCAAACTCGAGGGGGAGTTCCCCTACGAGAGCGTCGACGACTTCGTCGACGACGTGATGTCGTCGCTCGAATCCAAGGACCTCATCTAG
- a CDS encoding PQQ-dependent sugar dehydrogenase — protein MHTPTRRQFLAGATLSVAALAGCSSSESTSTPAGPLEGLELAGDTVASGFRAPVDVAAPSAGGYFVADQFGTLTYVKSAGASPSATADLTDRMAEPGGEKGLLGIAFHPEYDGSGRLYVRYSAPLRERMPSNYSHTFVLSEFRISDGRLDKGSERILLEIPEPQGNHNAGAIGFGPDGYLYVAVGDGGAANDQGRGHVDDWYDAVEGGNGQDITENLLGSLLRIDVDRGGDSDRPYGIPEDNPLVGESGLDEQYAWGFRNPWRFSFGPDGRLFVADVGQNKYEEINVVERGGNYGWNVREGAHCFRTDECPTTGPSGDPLVDPIIEYPHDGDGVTGISVIGGQMYDGQDIPRLQGRYVFADYVADGQLFVATEGDDGWSLTTVPVSGLGSRVLSFGRTPAGELLVCSTGDAGGAVHRLRAAGATPE, from the coding sequence ATGCACACGCCGACCCGCAGGCAGTTTCTCGCCGGTGCGACCCTCTCCGTAGCGGCGCTGGCGGGCTGTTCGTCGTCCGAATCTACCAGCACACCGGCGGGGCCCCTCGAGGGACTTGAACTGGCCGGCGATACGGTCGCAAGCGGGTTTCGGGCCCCGGTCGACGTGGCCGCCCCGAGCGCCGGGGGGTACTTCGTCGCCGACCAGTTCGGGACACTGACGTACGTCAAATCGGCCGGCGCGTCCCCGTCGGCGACCGCCGACCTGACCGACCGGATGGCCGAGCCGGGCGGCGAGAAGGGGCTGCTCGGTATCGCGTTCCACCCCGAGTACGACGGCTCGGGTCGGCTGTACGTCCGCTACAGCGCGCCCCTGCGCGAGCGGATGCCGTCGAACTACTCGCACACGTTCGTCCTCTCGGAGTTCCGGATTTCCGACGGACGGCTCGACAAGGGGAGCGAGCGTATCCTGCTCGAAATCCCGGAACCACAGGGCAACCACAACGCCGGCGCCATCGGCTTCGGGCCGGACGGCTACCTCTACGTCGCCGTCGGCGACGGCGGCGCGGCCAACGACCAGGGTCGGGGTCACGTCGACGACTGGTACGACGCGGTCGAGGGCGGCAACGGGCAAGATATCACCGAGAACCTGCTGGGAAGCCTCCTCCGGATCGACGTGGACAGAGGCGGCGACAGCGACCGTCCTTACGGCATCCCGGAGGACAACCCGTTGGTCGGCGAATCCGGCCTGGACGAACAGTACGCCTGGGGCTTTCGCAACCCGTGGCGGTTCTCCTTCGGCCCGGACGGCCGCCTGTTCGTCGCCGACGTGGGACAGAACAAGTACGAGGAGATAAACGTCGTCGAGCGGGGCGGCAACTACGGGTGGAACGTCCGCGAGGGGGCACACTGCTTCCGGACCGACGAGTGCCCGACGACCGGCCCCAGCGGCGACCCGCTCGTCGACCCCATCATCGAGTACCCCCACGACGGCGACGGCGTCACCGGCATCTCCGTCATCGGCGGTCAGATGTACGATGGGCAAGATATCCCGCGCCTGCAGGGGCGGTACGTCTTCGCCGACTACGTCGCGGACGGACAACTGTTCGTCGCGACCGAGGGCGACGACGGCTGGTCGCTGACGACGGTGCCCGTCTCCGGCCTCGGCTCTCGTGTCCTCTCCTTCGGCCGGACGCCGGCGGGCGAGCTGCTGGTCTGTTCGACCGGGGACGCCGGCGGGGCGGTCCACCGGCTTCGGGCCGCCGGCGCTACTCCAGAATAG
- a CDS encoding HAD-IIA family hydrolase, which translates to MTVRGVLLDLDGTVYHDDNPLPGASAAVDRLRERGLSILFFSNNPLHDGEEYVERLQSMGVDARPGEACSSAVVTRAYVDDHHAGDDVFVIGSDSIRDRIDRGRAAVIEDPSAADVLLASWTDEFHYDDMVDALRALDTGTVYLGTDPDPTFPGPDGHPVPGTGAVLRAITGVTERDPDRVLGKPSEVAIEAALDRIGHEPEDILVVGDRLETDIMLGERAGMETALVMTGVTDDAKLAASEVKPDHVLDSLADVDAILE; encoded by the coding sequence GGTGTATCACGACGACAACCCGCTGCCCGGGGCGTCGGCGGCGGTCGACCGCCTGCGCGAACGGGGCCTCTCTATCCTGTTTTTCTCGAACAACCCGCTCCACGACGGCGAGGAGTACGTCGAGCGCCTGCAGTCCATGGGCGTCGACGCCCGCCCCGGCGAGGCCTGCTCCTCGGCCGTGGTCACGCGGGCGTACGTCGACGACCACCACGCCGGCGACGACGTGTTCGTCATCGGTTCGGACTCGATACGGGACCGCATCGACCGCGGCCGGGCGGCCGTTATCGAGGACCCCAGCGCCGCGGACGTCTTGCTCGCCTCCTGGACCGACGAGTTCCACTACGACGACATGGTCGACGCCCTGCGCGCGCTCGACACCGGCACCGTCTACCTGGGGACGGACCCGGACCCCACCTTCCCGGGACCGGACGGCCACCCGGTCCCCGGGACCGGCGCCGTCCTCCGGGCCATCACGGGCGTCACGGAGCGCGACCCCGACCGCGTGCTCGGCAAGCCGTCAGAGGTCGCCATCGAGGCGGCGCTCGACCGCATCGGTCACGAGCCCGAGGACATCCTCGTGGTCGGCGACCGACTGGAGACCGACATCATGCTCGGCGAGCGGGCGGGGATGGAGACGGCGCTGGTGATGACCGGCGTCACCGACGACGCGAAGCTCGCGGCCAGCGAGGTGAAGCCGGACCACGTGTTGGATTCGCTGGCCGACGTGGACGCTATTCTGGAGTAG